A genomic window from Anopheles ziemanni chromosome X, idAnoZiCoDA_A2_x.2, whole genome shotgun sequence includes:
- the LOC131290451 gene encoding ionotropic receptor 25a-like: MIELWGSLSHRLLDKFSPYSARINKAAYPYECRNFTMKESCWFALTSSTPQGGDEAPKALSGRTLVAAYWLFVVLMLATFTVNLAAFLTVERMQTPVKSLEQLSRQNRIKYTVVQNSDTHEYLRNMKNDEDVLYQMWRNLTLSSGNDPAQYRVWDYLIKEQNINILTVIESAEPVASAADGFRRVNERLDADFPDAESLGGAFIATLVGLALAMITLFGDVQRCYRRKERVRTI; encoded by the exons ATGATTGAA TTGTGGGGCTCGCTTTCGCATCGGTTGCTGGACAAGTTCTCGCCCTACAGTGCAAGAATCAACAAGGCCGCCTATCCGTACGAGTGTCG GAACTTTACGATGAAGGAAAGCTGCTGGTTCGCGTTGACCTCGTCCA CTCCGCAGG GTGGTGATGAAGCTCCGAAGGCACTCTCCGGGCGAACTCTGGTCGCTGCCTACTGGCTGTTCGTGGTGCTCATGCTCGCGACGTTTACCGTAAACCTGGCCGCGTTCCTCACGGTGGAGCGCATGCAAACACCGGTCAAGTCCCTAGAGCAACTGTCGCGCCAGAACCGCATCAAGTACACGGTCGTGCAGAACTCGGACACACATGAATACTTACGCAACATGAAGAACGACGAGGACGTGCTGTACCAGATGTGGCGCAATCTGACGCTCTCGAGCGGCAACGATCCGGCGCAGTACCGCGTCTGGGACTATCTGATCAAGGAGCAGAACATCAACATTCTCACCGTCATCGAGTCGGCCGAGCCGGTGGCAAGTGCGGCGGACGGCTTCCGGCGGGTAAACGAGCGGCTCGATGCGGACTTTCCCGATGCGGAGAGCCTCGGTGGGGCGTTCATCGCGACGCTGGTCGGGCTGGCGCTGGCCATGATCACGCTGTTCGGCGATGTGCAAAGGTGCTATAGGCGCAAAGAGCGGGTCAGAACCATCTAA